In Gammaproteobacteria bacterium, the following proteins share a genomic window:
- the asnB gene encoding asparagine synthase (glutamine-hydrolyzing), translated as MCGIAGYMHADPARPVDPQTLVAMAAIQHHRGPDGFGWQAVDGRGVGFSHARLSIIDLDEDRARQPFRSADGELLLAQNGELYDYKRLRADLASRGARFRTKSDSELVLHLYPRLGLEGMLPQLRGEFAFALYDRRHDRLMLVRDRFGIKPLYWTEVNGMFVFGSELKVLFAHPEVPRAFSSQGLYHQLMQTIVPGSTAFAGIQQVQPGHVVVIERAHGRFRIREQKYWDMDFPRASEREGGRDESFYIEGVREQLVQAVQLRLEADVPVACYLSGGIDSCSILGLSSATQQSPVKAFTIGFDDKDYDETPIAREMAQAVGADQDIMRLQADHLYDNFVETLWHTERTIYNTLGVAKLLMSRHVKNAGYKVVVTGEGSDELFGGYPAFRRDLFLHGLDDLPQSERRVWEQMLAESNKLFTGAMLAADAVHDAALDARVGFTPSCLQPWLAAAAQVPALLAPERRAELAGYQPGAAIAEALDASMLAGRHALDKAQYVWIKTMLEGQILTWGGDRVDMANSMEARPPFLDHHLAEFAAQLPPSLRIKGRTEKYVLREAMRGLLPQVLYEREKFAFMAPPAHTSPDKWAAMKGLAERYLSDGAIAAAGLLDREGVRALFALHEQPAAVAATQVRLDAIINHLLGVQILHEHFIATDVPAQARARAAELGWAA; from the coding sequence ATGTGTGGCATAGCAGGTTACATGCACGCCGATCCGGCACGGCCGGTCGACCCGCAGACCCTGGTCGCGATGGCGGCCATCCAGCACCATCGTGGGCCGGACGGGTTCGGCTGGCAGGCGGTGGATGGGCGCGGTGTGGGTTTCAGTCATGCGCGGTTGTCGATCATCGACCTGGACGAGGACCGCGCACGGCAGCCGTTTCGCTCGGCCGACGGTGAACTGCTGCTCGCCCAGAACGGCGAGCTGTACGATTACAAGCGCCTGCGCGCGGATCTGGCATCGCGCGGTGCACGCTTTCGCACCAAGAGTGATTCGGAACTGGTGCTGCATCTCTACCCGCGTCTGGGTCTGGAGGGCATGCTGCCGCAGTTGCGTGGCGAATTCGCCTTCGCGCTCTATGACCGCCGCCACGACCGTCTGATGCTGGTGCGTGACCGCTTCGGCATCAAGCCGCTGTATTGGACGGAGGTGAACGGCATGTTCGTGTTCGGCTCCGAGCTCAAGGTGCTGTTCGCGCACCCGGAGGTGCCGCGGGCGTTCTCCTCGCAAGGCCTGTATCACCAGCTGATGCAGACCATCGTGCCGGGCAGCACGGCCTTCGCCGGCATCCAGCAGGTGCAACCCGGTCACGTCGTCGTCATCGAGCGCGCCCACGGCCGCTTCCGCATCCGCGAACAGAAATACTGGGATATGGATTTTCCCCGGGCGAGTGAACGTGAGGGCGGTCGTGACGAGTCGTTCTACATCGAAGGCGTGCGCGAGCAGCTGGTGCAGGCCGTGCAGTTGCGCCTGGAGGCCGATGTCCCGGTGGCCTGCTATCTGTCGGGTGGCATCGATTCCTGTTCCATCCTGGGGCTGTCGTCGGCCACCCAGCAGTCGCCGGTGAAGGCCTTCACCATCGGCTTCGACGACAAGGATTACGACGAGACACCGATTGCGCGTGAGATGGCGCAGGCGGTCGGCGCCGACCAGGACATCATGCGTCTGCAGGCCGACCACCTCTATGACAATTTCGTCGAGACCCTGTGGCACACCGAGCGCACCATCTACAACACCCTGGGTGTGGCCAAGCTGCTCATGAGCCGGCATGTGAAGAATGCGGGTTACAAGGTGGTGGTGACCGGGGAGGGCTCGGACGAGCTGTTCGGTGGCTACCCCGCCTTTCGTCGTGACCTGTTCCTGCACGGCCTGGACGACCTGCCGCAGAGCGAGCGACGGGTCTGGGAGCAGATGCTGGCCGAGAGCAACAAGCTGTTCACCGGCGCGATGCTGGCCGCCGATGCGGTGCACGATGCGGCCCTGGATGCACGTGTCGGTTTCACGCCGAGCTGTCTGCAACCCTGGCTGGCCGCAGCAGCGCAGGTGCCGGCGCTGCTCGCGCCCGAGCGCCGTGCCGAGCTGGCGGGCTACCAGCCGGGTGCCGCCATCGCCGAGGCCCTGGACGCGAGCATGCTCGCAGGCCGCCACGCACTCGACAAGGCGCAGTATGTCTGGATCAAGACCATGCTGGAGGGGCAGATCCTCACCTGGGGCGGCGATCGCGTCGACATGGCCAACTCCATGGAGGCGCGCCCGCCATTCCTCGATCACCACCTGGCGGAGTTCGCTGCACAGCTGCCACCGTCGCTGCGCATCAAGGGCCGTACCGAGAAGTACGTGCTGCGCGAGGCGATGCGCGGCCTGCTGCCACAGGTGCTCTATGAGCGCGAGAAATTCGCCTTCATGGCACCGCCCGCGCACACCTCACCCGACAAGTGGGCAGCCATGAAGGGGCTGGCGGAGCGTTATCTGTCGGACGGGGCGATCGCCGCGGCCGGCCTGCTGGACCGGGAGGGCGTGCGCGCCCTGTTCGCTCTGCACGAACAGCCCGCCGCCGTCGCCGCGACCCAGGTGCGGCTGGACGCCATCATCAACCACCTGCTGGGCGTGCAGATCCTGCACGAACACTTCATCGCCACGGACGTCCCCGCGCAGGCGCGCGCGCGCGCCGCGGAACTCGGCTGGGCGGCATGA
- a CDS encoding sensor domain-containing diguanylate cyclase yields the protein NGPSDPLRPARFRLGEGIIGKAAATGQVQHCRDCRREPQFVELTPRPNPGSLLSVPVLFADRVLGVVNASHSQPHAFNDSHEHLLRVFASFLGQIISNWRYYHQMEREIHNRTQELEGALAEAEELKRRYQHLSIVDELTGIHNRRFFFPEAQAALSTAVRHRHPFSIMMVDLDRFKRINDQYGHSMGDKVLQVTAALLKGQTREGDIIARFGGEEFVLALPNTELDGARRLADRVLHSLRNLAFNAGDQTLCVTASIGLTALNGEEPPDRTDTLEVLLRQADQALYVSKAEGRDQGRAHADIESRLL from the coding sequence ACAATGGCCCGAGCGACCCGCTGCGGCCGGCACGGTTTCGCCTGGGCGAGGGCATCATCGGCAAGGCCGCCGCGACCGGGCAGGTGCAGCACTGCCGCGACTGTCGCCGCGAGCCGCAATTCGTCGAGCTCACACCGCGCCCCAACCCCGGCTCACTGCTCAGCGTCCCGGTCCTGTTCGCCGACCGCGTCCTGGGTGTGGTCAACGCCTCACACTCTCAGCCCCATGCCTTCAACGACTCCCACGAACACCTGCTGCGGGTGTTTGCGAGCTTTCTCGGCCAGATCATCTCCAACTGGCGCTACTACCATCAGATGGAGCGCGAGATCCACAACCGCACTCAGGAGCTGGAAGGCGCGTTGGCTGAGGCCGAGGAGCTCAAGCGCCGCTATCAGCACCTGTCGATCGTCGATGAACTGACCGGCATCCACAACCGCCGCTTCTTCTTCCCCGAGGCGCAGGCGGCGCTGTCCACAGCGGTGCGCCACCGGCATCCCTTCTCCATCATGATGGTCGACCTGGACCGCTTCAAGCGGATCAACGACCAGTACGGCCACAGCATGGGCGACAAGGTGTTGCAGGTGACCGCGGCCCTGCTCAAGGGGCAGACACGCGAGGGCGACATCATCGCCCGCTTCGGCGGCGAGGAATTCGTGCTCGCCCTGCCCAACACCGAGCTGGACGGTGCCCGCCGCCTCGCCGACCGCGTGCTGCACTCGCTGCGCAACCTGGCCTTCAATGCCGGTGACCAGACGCTGTGCGTCACGGCCTCCATCGGCCTGACCGCGCTGAACGGCGAGGAGCCCCCGGACCGTACCGATACGCTGGAGGTCCTGCTCCGCCAGGCCGATCAGGCCCTCTACGTCAGCAAGGCCGAGGGCCGCGACCAGGGCCGCGCCCACGCCGACATCGAATCCCGCCTGCTGTGA
- a CDS encoding fibronectin type III domain-containing protein gives MAALLLTFGLAHAGESSLPANPFLHADTEVATAGYYGLSWGLPVDLTGESAGAASDAPRFELQEAAGPAFDTPRTLYAGPDLATALSGRPDGIYYYRVRADGGPWSPPVAVTVAHHTLTRAWLFFALGATVFAATAVLILRGGQGRPKGYQGESRGEHRGGRRS, from the coding sequence CTGGCCGCCCTGCTGCTGACCTTCGGTCTTGCCCACGCCGGCGAGTCCTCTCTCCCTGCAAACCCGTTTCTGCACGCGGACACCGAGGTGGCCACGGCCGGCTACTACGGCCTGTCCTGGGGGCTGCCCGTAGATCTGACTGGAGAGTCGGCCGGTGCAGCGTCCGACGCCCCGCGCTTCGAACTCCAGGAGGCCGCCGGCCCGGCATTCGACACGCCGCGCACCTTGTATGCTGGTCCGGACCTGGCCACGGCGCTGAGTGGTCGGCCCGATGGTATCTATTACTATCGCGTACGGGCCGACGGTGGTCCATGGAGCCCGCCGGTCGCCGTTACGGTGGCGCATCACACCCTGACGCGCGCCTGGCTGTTCTTCGCCCTGGGCGCGACGGTGTTCGCCGCCACCGCTGTGCTGATTCTGCGCGGCGGTCAGGGGCGGCCAAAAGGGTACCAGGGGGAGTCCCGGGGGGAGCACCGGGGAGGGCGTCGGTCATGA
- a CDS encoding aspartate carbamoyltransferase, which translates to MVNELHPALKDPVQPRHWAIGIERPQALLERIVEDPRPLVDLANRPIVSARQFDRARLAQLCRMAAWYETTPSIHQPPLAGKLLISAFYEPSTRTRLSFESAWHRLGGDIMSITDPATTGIAKGESLADVAEMFNNYGDLVVLRDARETAVYEMLEVLRIPIINAGNGIDEHPTQALADLYAIFKWRPELMGDTVPANLRARIGIIGMPSRMRTVRSLLLLLSLYASGIEEVVIICAGETPFDPGQREELESAGLRLRVANGLNAELPQLDVVYINSIAWVGESFERIGEDLRLSARSPLKDGAIILHPLARGDELSTDLDDTAHNWYFAQARGAVFIRMALLTTLVQRIHQVMDAPT; encoded by the coding sequence ATGGTGAACGAACTGCATCCCGCCCTGAAGGATCCGGTTCAGCCGCGGCACTGGGCCATCGGCATCGAACGGCCGCAGGCGCTGCTCGAACGCATCGTGGAGGATCCCCGGCCGCTGGTCGATCTGGCCAACCGGCCAATCGTGTCGGCGCGCCAGTTCGATCGCGCCCGACTGGCACAGCTGTGCCGCATGGCCGCCTGGTACGAGACCACGCCGTCCATCCATCAACCGCCGCTGGCCGGCAAACTGCTGATCAGTGCCTTCTACGAGCCGAGCACGCGCACGCGGCTGTCCTTCGAGAGCGCCTGGCACCGGCTCGGTGGCGATATCATGTCGATCACCGATCCCGCCACCACCGGCATCGCCAAGGGCGAGTCGCTCGCCGATGTCGCCGAGATGTTCAACAACTACGGCGATCTGGTGGTGCTGCGCGACGCCCGCGAGACCGCCGTCTACGAGATGCTCGAGGTGCTGCGCATCCCCATCATCAATGCCGGCAACGGCATCGATGAGCATCCCACCCAGGCACTTGCCGATCTCTACGCGATCTTCAAATGGCGGCCGGAACTGATGGGTGACACGGTACCGGCGAACCTGCGCGCGCGCATCGGCATCATCGGCATGCCTTCGCGTATGCGCACGGTGCGCAGCCTGTTGCTGCTGCTGTCGCTGTATGCATCCGGCATCGAGGAGGTCGTGATCATCTGCGCCGGCGAGACACCCTTCGATCCGGGGCAGCGTGAGGAACTGGAAAGTGCGGGCCTGCGGCTGCGCGTCGCGAACGGCCTGAACGCCGAGTTGCCGCAGCTCGACGTGGTCTACATCAACTCCATCGCCTGGGTGGGCGAGAGTTTTGAGCGCATCGGCGAGGACCTGCGCCTGTCGGCGCGGTCGCCGCTGAAAGACGGCGCCATCATCCTCCACCCCCTGGCGCGTGGCGACGAACTGTCCACCGACCTCGATGACACTGCGCACAACTGGTATTTCGCCCAGGCGCGCGGCGCCGTCTTCATCCGTATGGCGCTCCTCACCACCCTGGTGCAGCGCATCCACCAGGTCATGGACGCGCCGACGTGA
- a CDS encoding cysteine hydrolase — protein MSHDDTLDPLDPGQDYIDVDPLRDTYLESIVEPPEVISSLEEHHTALLCIDLQYLDAARGIGVFADAEKSGVPPEATEYYFEQLETTVLPNVRRLQDAFRAKGLEVIHVRIRSLTQDGRDRGPGHKRLGLHAAPGSREAEFMPAVAPQGDEIVINKTASGVFNATNLEYVLRNLGITGLFVVGVYTNECVSTAIRDACDLGFYVTLIEDACTTVTPELQQATLTTLKDRYARVLTTGEAIREVTRVVAV, from the coding sequence ATGAGCCACGATGACACCCTCGACCCGCTCGATCCGGGGCAGGACTATATCGACGTCGATCCGCTCCGGGACACCTATCTCGAGTCCATCGTCGAACCACCCGAGGTCATCTCCTCGCTGGAGGAGCATCACACCGCGCTGCTGTGCATCGACCTGCAGTATCTGGATGCGGCGCGCGGGATCGGTGTGTTCGCCGACGCGGAGAAATCCGGCGTGCCGCCGGAGGCCACCGAGTACTATTTCGAACAGTTGGAGACGACGGTGCTGCCCAACGTGCGGCGCCTGCAGGATGCCTTCCGCGCCAAGGGCCTCGAGGTCATCCACGTCCGTATCCGGTCGCTGACGCAGGACGGCCGTGACCGGGGCCCCGGTCACAAGCGCCTGGGGCTGCACGCCGCGCCCGGCAGCCGCGAGGCGGAATTCATGCCGGCGGTCGCACCGCAGGGTGACGAGATCGTCATCAACAAGACCGCGAGCGGCGTGTTCAACGCCACCAACCTGGAATACGTGCTGCGCAACCTGGGGATCACCGGGCTGTTCGTGGTCGGTGTCTACACCAACGAATGCGTGTCCACGGCGATCCGCGATGCCTGCGACCTCGGTTTCTACGTGACCTTGATCGAGGATGCCTGCACCACCGTGACGCCCGAGCTGCAGCAGGCGACGCTTACCACCCTGAAGGACCGCTATGCGCGGGTGCTCACCACGGGCGAGGCGATCCGCGAGGTCACGCGGGTAGTGGCCGTGTGA
- a CDS encoding Zn-dependent hydrolase, which yields MSPMLRVNFPRLQADVEALAAIGRRADHGLYRMAFTDGDLQARAWLIERIHAAGLELYVDGAANIHARLDWDGVRPSVMTGSHLDTVPGAGHLDGALGVLVGLECLRTLKEAGVALSHPLEAVAFTDEEGRFGGMFGSQALCGRLTPEHIHTARDLDGIGIVEAMAARGLNAMDALRAQRRPESLHAFLELHIEQGPVLDRAGVKIGVVEGIVGLFKWNVRLLGAANHAGTTPMDLRRDAFQGLAEFAGEIPRILEEDGGTRSVATIGRVELIPGAANVVPGRAEFSLEARDTDPAVLERLGLAFRRALSAIARRRDLMFEFDVLSALEPVKCDPLVMHAITTAARALDASQLNLPSGAAHDTQMLAGLTRAGMIFVPSREGRSHSPAEWTAWEDIETGANVALNTLYALAR from the coding sequence ATGAGTCCCATGCTGCGGGTGAACTTCCCGCGTCTGCAGGCGGATGTGGAGGCCCTGGCCGCCATCGGCCGGCGCGCAGACCATGGCCTGTACCGCATGGCCTTCACCGACGGCGACCTGCAGGCGCGCGCCTGGCTGATCGAGCGCATCCACGCGGCCGGGTTGGAACTCTACGTCGACGGCGCCGCCAACATCCATGCGCGCCTGGACTGGGACGGCGTGCGCCCCAGCGTCATGACCGGTTCACACCTCGACACGGTGCCGGGCGCGGGCCATCTCGATGGCGCACTGGGCGTACTGGTCGGGCTGGAGTGCCTGCGCACGCTCAAGGAGGCGGGCGTGGCACTGAGTCATCCGCTCGAGGCCGTCGCGTTCACCGACGAGGAGGGGCGCTTCGGCGGCATGTTCGGTTCACAGGCGTTGTGCGGCCGGCTCACGCCCGAGCACATCCACACCGCGCGCGACCTCGACGGTATCGGCATTGTCGAGGCCATGGCCGCACGCGGCCTGAACGCCATGGACGCCCTGCGCGCCCAGCGCCGCCCCGAATCCCTGCACGCCTTCCTGGAACTGCACATCGAACAGGGCCCGGTACTCGATCGCGCCGGGGTGAAGATCGGTGTGGTCGAGGGCATCGTCGGGCTGTTCAAGTGGAACGTGCGCCTGCTCGGTGCCGCCAACCATGCCGGCACCACGCCCATGGATCTGCGCCGTGACGCCTTTCAGGGGCTGGCGGAGTTCGCCGGTGAGATCCCGCGCATTCTCGAGGAGGACGGCGGCACCCGCAGCGTCGCCACCATCGGCCGGGTGGAACTCATCCCTGGTGCGGCCAACGTGGTGCCGGGGCGCGCCGAGTTCTCGCTGGAGGCGCGCGACACCGATCCGGCCGTGCTGGAGCGCCTGGGATTGGCGTTCCGCCGCGCGCTGTCGGCCATCGCGCGGCGGCGCGATCTGATGTTCGAGTTCGACGTGCTGAGCGCACTCGAGCCGGTCAAATGCGATCCGCTGGTGATGCACGCCATTACCACGGCGGCACGCGCGCTCGATGCCAGCCAACTGAACCTGCCCAGCGGCGCGGCGCACGACACCCAGATGCTCGCCGGGCTCACGCGTGCCGGCATGATCTTCGTGCCCAGCCGCGAAGGACGCAGCCACTCGCCGGCGGAATGGACCGCCTGGGAGGACATCGAGACCGGTGCCAATGTCGCGCTCAACACACTCTACGCACTGGCCCGCTGA
- a CDS encoding sodium:solute symporter family protein yields MLGWYLGRRARELEDYMLAGRRVGLALGTATAMATWVTSNTTMAAPQLAYQMGIWGMLGYSLGSVGLLLFAPLARRIRELMPNGFTSGDFVRLRYGRTAWRTFLAISLFYGMGWLISLGMAGGILIHALTGIDYRVGMTVILAVCVLYTLLGGLRAVIGTDFIQTLLILVGIVVLAWLTIERVGFDAMHASVLAERPELLNLLMPAAIMFLFNNLLFGIGEIFHSNVWWSRAFAFDEGVGFKAYLTAGIFWMPIPVVAGFIALAAPALALNVPAPDMVGPMVAAELLGVGGAVLVFIVVFSALASSLDSLLAATGDLVLRDIYRGHLRPQASHAELRRAARWVILGLGVTAWLLCLPRLTSLAALLHFTGAFVASTIWPIAAGLYWRHTNPGGATTAMIAGTACGLAAYFLIGFYVAALVSAAVSMGVVLLSTWLVPRAFDWAHLDETGQGA; encoded by the coding sequence ATGCTCGGCTGGTATCTCGGTCGGCGTGCGCGCGAGCTCGAGGACTACATGCTCGCCGGTCGTCGCGTCGGTCTGGCGCTGGGCACGGCGACGGCCATGGCCACCTGGGTGACCAGCAACACCACCATGGCCGCGCCGCAGCTCGCCTATCAGATGGGTATCTGGGGCATGCTGGGCTACTCGCTGGGCTCGGTCGGTCTGTTGCTGTTCGCACCGCTCGCCCGGCGCATCCGTGAGCTCATGCCGAATGGCTTCACCAGCGGCGACTTCGTCCGCCTGCGCTACGGCCGCACCGCCTGGCGCACCTTTCTGGCGATCTCGCTGTTCTACGGGATGGGCTGGCTGATCAGCCTGGGGATGGCCGGCGGCATCCTGATCCATGCGCTGACCGGCATCGACTACCGTGTCGGCATGACGGTGATCCTGGCGGTGTGCGTGCTCTACACGTTACTCGGCGGCCTGCGCGCGGTCATCGGCACGGACTTCATTCAAACCCTGCTGATCCTGGTCGGCATCGTGGTGCTGGCCTGGCTGACGATCGAGCGGGTCGGCTTCGATGCCATGCACGCAAGCGTGCTGGCGGAGCGGCCGGAGCTGCTGAATCTGCTGATGCCGGCGGCCATCATGTTCCTGTTCAACAATCTGTTGTTCGGGATCGGCGAGATCTTCCATTCCAACGTCTGGTGGAGTCGCGCCTTCGCCTTCGATGAGGGGGTGGGCTTCAAGGCGTATCTGACGGCCGGCATCTTCTGGATGCCGATCCCGGTGGTGGCGGGCTTCATCGCGCTGGCGGCGCCGGCGCTGGCGCTGAACGTGCCCGCACCCGACATGGTCGGGCCGATGGTGGCCGCGGAGCTGCTCGGCGTCGGCGGTGCGGTACTGGTGTTCATCGTGGTGTTCTCGGCGTTGGCCTCGAGCCTCGACTCGCTGCTGGCGGCAACCGGGGATCTGGTGCTACGGGACATCTACCGCGGCCATCTGCGCCCGCAGGCGAGCCACGCGGAACTGCGCCGTGCGGCGCGCTGGGTGATCCTCGGTCTGGGTGTGACGGCCTGGCTGCTGTGCCTGCCGCGCCTGACCAGCCTGGCGGCGCTGCTGCATTTCACCGGTGCATTCGTCGCCAGCACCATCTGGCCGATCGCCGCCGGGCTGTACTGGCGACACACCAATCCCGGCGGCGCCACGACCGCGATGATAGCGGGCACGGCCTGCGGTCTGGCCGCCTATTTTCTGATCGGCTTCTATGTCGCCGCGCTGGTGTCGGCGGCGGTATCCATGGGCGTGGTGCTGCTCTCGACCTGGCTGGTGCCGCGCGCGTTCGACTGGGCACATCTCGATGAGACGGGGCAGGGCGCATGA